The following coding sequences lie in one Montipora foliosa isolate CH-2021 chromosome 11, ASM3666993v2, whole genome shotgun sequence genomic window:
- the LOC137975624 gene encoding uncharacterized protein, whose protein sequence is MIEELIKDNLPKAKLEQLVEKYPRPENCKLLVSPKVNRAIWNRLSPSTKSSDRALQKAQQLFIFSIYATINACEKASDELKATLAHSLVLALAGNRELNLRRRESLKPDLNAQFASLCNQTTPITSELFGDDLGKEIDETWQALFYEAFFRGKELLQQESRSKAIDIPLQQGDKPLNCNLQVGYTSSIDSIIRSGAPFKAGQSRNCLKERQRITSDPFILQCVSNCELEFDYLPTPNCIPNSLHPESKFSLTEQEAIDAEINDFLLKQVIEQSQPETGEIVSPIFLRPKKEPGVYRVIFNLKSLNQAVTYHKFKMDTLESAVRLMKPGCFMSSIDLHNAYYSIPISPSFRKYLKFAWRGSLFQFCALPMGLTSSPRIFTKVLKPVFATLRSQYGHNCLGYIDDSFYTEDSAEDCREATLHATQLFTSLGFVIHPTKSVFHPAQCLEFLGFLLDSTSMTVRLTPKKADKIVVLCRKALRARELSIREVASLIGTLVSTFPGVEFGPLYYRHLEWDKDLALKSALGDFDVSMSLSADSINELEWWVTSIPTAFRVIDHGCPNITLTTDASRIGWGATTHQSQTQGLWSRAETEYHVNILELLSVKLGLMSLLGSVSNQHIRIMSDNMTAISYINAKGGCGNWECNAIAKAIWLWAIKRNNWLSAAHQPGRFNVTADSLSRHFEDGIEWELNRGLFEKICAVFGVPQIDLFASKVNHQTSAYASWKPDPHASYVDAFSMPSEAGSGASNSNYHCTTLDHTDMVHQPSESPGGCAQNLSSNQEGAVSSSARRCPPSVPDTASSGMQGVRRQLIECNIPVEIADVLMSSWRPATRKQYDAHIRRWCAFALQKKIDPLHPSVSDVLKLLHTFRVNQLSYSTINTARSALSSYLMGYQFSGCHYTVTNHPFIVRYLKGVFNCCKPAPRYQETWDVKPVLEYLERLHPLDKLSLKELTHKLTILLALTSGQRCQTLSFLRVDAMKKTPDYYLFYVRDHVKQDRPGNVLSSFFVRKYPKEPLCVYSTLEHYLERTQLVRDYDNGHLLLSYVKPYRHVGASSIGRWIKTVLGASGVDTAKFKAHSTRSAAASKASHLIPTDEILKHIGWSRESTFQKFYNKPVIAGNSFAGAVLK, encoded by the exons ATGATAGAAGAGCTTATCAAAGACAACCTGCCTAAAGCAAAGCTAGAACAGCTGGTCGAAAAATACCCAAGACCAGAAAATTGCAAATTGTTAGTCTCCCCAAAAGTGAACAGAGCTATTTGGAATCGGTTGTCTCCAAGTACCAAATCCTCAGACAGGGCTCTTCAGAAAGCTCAACAGTTATTTATTTTCTCAATTTATGCCACTATCAATGCGTGTGAAAAAGCATCCGATGAGTTGAAAGCTACACTCGCGCACTCTCTTGTCCTAGCCTTGGCAGGGAACCGGGAGCTGAATCTTCGCCGCCGAGAATCACTGAAACCAGACCTGAATGCCCAGTTTGCCTCCCTTTGTAACCAAACCACACCGATAACGAGTGAGCTGTTTGGAGATGATCTTGGCAAAGAAATCGATGAA ACGTGGCAAGCCTTATTCTACGAGGCCTTTTTTAGGGGAAAAGAGCTCCTACAGCAAGAAAGTAGGAGCAAGGCCATCGACATCCCACTCCAGCAAGGAGACAAACCGCTAAACTGTAATCTTCAGGTTGGTTACACGAGTAGCATTGATAGTATTATTAGGTCTGGTGCGCCTTTTAAGGCTGGCCAATCACGAAATTGCCTTAAGGAACGGCAAAGGATTACTTCCGACCCGTTTATCTTGCAGTGTGTATCTAACTGTGAACTTGAATTTGATTATCTTCCTACACCGAATTGCATCCCAAATTCCCTGCATCCAGAATCAAAATTTTCTCTTACTGAGCAGGAAGCTATTGATGCAGAAATTAATGATTTTCTGCTTAAGCAGGTCATTGAACAGTCTCAACCGGAAACAGGAGAAATTGTTTCTCCGATATTCCTTAGACCAAAAAAGGAACCCGGGGTCTACAGggttattttcaatttgaagTCCCTAAATCAGGCAGTAACTTACCATAAGTTCAAAATGGATACTCTTGAATCTGCCGTTAGGTTGATGAAACCTGGGTGCTTCATGTCCTCCATAGACCTACATAATGCTTACTATTCCATCCCTATATCGCCTAGCTTCAGAAAATATCTCAAGTTTGCATGGAGGGGTTCTCTGTTCCAGTTTTGTGCCCTTCCCATGGGTTTGACAAGTAGTCCTCGCATCTTTACTAAGGTGTTAAAACCAGTTTTTGCCACCCTGCGCTCCCAGTATGGACATAATTGTTTGGGTTACATCGATGACTCTTTTTACACGGAGGACTCTGCCGAGGACTGCCGTGAGGCTACCTTACATGCTACCCAATTATTTACTAGCTTGGGTTTTGTGATTCACCCTACCAAGTCTGTTTTTCATCCCGCACAATGCCTAGAATTCTTGGGGTTTTTGTTGGACTCTACGTCTATGACAGTTCGTTTAACCCCGAAGAAGGCCGACAAGATCGTTGTTTTGTGTCGGAAAGCTTTGCGTGCCCGGGAATTATCAATCCGTGAAGTTGCCTCCTTAATAGGAACTTTAGTGTCCACTTTCCCTGGGGTGGAGTTTGGTCCCCTGTATTATAGACACTTGGAATGGGACAAAGATTTGGCACTGAAGTCTGCCCTAGGAGATTTCGATGTCAGCATGTCTCTGTCTGCCGACAGCATTAACGAGTTAGAGTGGTGGGTCACCTCAATCCCGACAGCTTTCCGGGTTATTGACCATGGTTGCCCAAATATCACATTGACAACAGATGCTTCACGTATAGGTTGGGGCGCCACAACCCACCAAAGCCAAACCCAGGGCCTTTGGTCCCGAGCAGAAACTGAATATCACGTTAATATTCTTGAATTGCTCTCCGTGAAGTTGGGCCTTATGTCCTTACTCGGGTCAGTGTCCAATCAGCACATCAGGATCATGTCTGACAATATGACTGCAATTTCTTACATCAATGCCAAGGGGGGATGCGGGAACTGGGAATGCAATGCCATCGCTAAAGCGATTTGGTTATGGGCCATTAAAAGGAATAATTGGCTTTCCGCTGCACACCAACCGGGGCGGTTTAATGTGACTGCAGACTCTCTGTCACGCCATTTTGAAGATGGAATAGAGTGGGAACTGAATCGTGGCCTGTTTGAGAAAATATGTGCTGTCTTTGGTGTTCCCCAGATCGACCTCTTTGCTAGTAAAGTCAACCATCAAACTAGCGCTTATGCTTCCTGGAAGCCAGACCCACATGCATCCTATGTGGATGCTTTCTCT ATGCCTTCAGAAGCTGGTTCTGGAGCAAGCAACAGCAATTATCATTGTACCACTTTGGACCACACAGACATGGTTCACCAACCTTCTGAGTCTCCTGGTGGATGTGCCCAGAATCTTTCGAGTAACCAAGAAGGTGCTGTCTCATCCAGTGCGCGGAGATGCCCACCCTCTGTGCCCGACACTGCATCTTCTGGCATGCAAGGTGTCAGGCGTCAGCTCATTGAGTGCAACATTCCGGTCGAGATTGCCGACGTGCTTATGTCTTCTTGGAGACCAGCCACGAGAAAACAGTATGATGCTCACATCCGCAGATGGTGTGCATTTGCGCTACAAAAGAAAATTGATCCACTGCATCCGAGTGTGAGCGACGTGTTAAAGCTTCTCCACACCTTTCGTGTGAACCAACTGTCATACTCAACGATTAATACAGCTCGCTCAGCGCTCTCAAGCTACCTGATGGGGTATCAATTTTCTGGTTGTCACTACACGGTGACTAACCATCCCTTTATAGTGCGCTACCTGAAGGGTGTGTTCAACTGTTGCAAGCCAGCTCCGCGATATCAGGAGACATGGGATGTTAAACCCGTCCTAGAGTACTTGGAGCGGTTGCATCCTCTGGATAAGCTCTCCCTCAAGGAACTGACCCACAAACTGACTATCTTGCTTGCTTTAACCTCGGGGCAGCGGTGTCAAACACTGTCTTTTTTGAGGGTTGATGCCATGAAGAAAACTCcagattattatttattctaCGTCCGGGATCATGTTAAGCAGGACAGACCTGGGAATGTTCTTTCGTCGTTTTTTGTTAGGAAGTACCCTAAAGAGCCACTTTGCGTTTATTCTACTCTTGAACACTATCTTGAGAGAACCC